In Urechidicola croceus, a single window of DNA contains:
- a CDS encoding energy transducer TonB, with product MKTSNYRVFIALIVCVLFTITNYSQVLSIDDNVKKGNIPFSIIEKVPVFPGCTGNEQSKRDCLNMSMKKHVAEKFNMKVVPTNELSKGQQKIYVQFMITTKGKVKIIGVRAPHKKLKKEAKKVVKKLPKMIPGEQKGKSVNVTYMLPIVFEVQ from the coding sequence ATGAAAACCTCAAATTATAGAGTATTTATTGCATTAATAGTGTGTGTATTGTTTACAATCACGAATTACAGTCAAGTTTTAAGTATTGATGATAATGTTAAAAAAGGTAATATTCCTTTTTCGATAATAGAAAAAGTACCAGTTTTTCCTGGTTGTACTGGGAATGAACAGTCAAAAAGAGATTGTCTTAATATGAGTATGAAAAAACATGTTGCTGAAAAGTTTAATATGAAAGTGGTTCCTACAAATGAATTGAGTAAAGGTCAACAAAAAATTTATGTTCAGTTTATGATAACCACTAAAGGAAAAGTGAAGATTATTGGAGTAAGGGCACCACATAAAAAATTAAAAAAAGAAGCCAAAAAAGTGGTGAAAAAATTACCAAAAATGATACCAGGAGAACAAAAAGGCAAGTCGGTAAATGTTACCTATATGTTACCTATAGTATTTGAAGTACAATAA
- a CDS encoding energy transducer TonB — MNERGSLELGKTIDDFIEELNEKKGINNDSLSDAKELATLTKSPVYFGCNENQSEEKIRSCLNDSFKKHVAQKMDIETYAEVLPTGLHKTYCFFKISIKGKVTDIKAYGHYKRVEEEVVRIINLVPQLKPGEVDGKKVNVTYALPILFSIE, encoded by the coding sequence TTGAACGAAAGAGGGAGTTTAGAATTAGGTAAAACAATAGATGATTTTATTGAGGAACTGAATGAAAAAAAAGGAATTAATAATGATAGTTTAAGCGATGCTAAAGAGTTAGCAACACTTACTAAATCTCCAGTGTATTTTGGATGTAATGAAAATCAATCAGAAGAGAAAATTAGAAGTTGTTTAAATGATAGTTTTAAAAAGCATGTAGCGCAAAAAATGGATATAGAAACATATGCTGAAGTTTTACCTACAGGTTTACATAAAACATATTGCTTTTTTAAGATATCAATAAAAGGAAAAGTAACTGATATTAAAGCTTATGGTCATTATAAAAGAGTTGAAGAAGAAGTTGTAAGAATTATCAATTTAGTTCCTCAGTTAAAACCTGGAGAAGTTGATGGGAAGAAAGTAAATGTTACATATGCTTTACCAATTTTGTTTTCTATTGAGTAG
- a CDS encoding zinc-dependent metalloprotease: MTKKLLTSLLTLFLVIGITTTAEAQKKKKKKKDKVETPKPPEEKPKKGDIQPYDKVITKDAITDDGLFKVHQIDEKYFYEIPDSLLEREMLMVTRIAKTASGIGFGGGKQNTQVLRWQKKDKKIVLRVVSHSVVAADSLPVHEAVVNSNFEPVLFTFPIKAFSKDSTATVIDVTDLFEKDVKAIGFPTWRRKQYKITRLDSDKSFIEKIKSYPKNIESRHVKTYSAGDPPSNESTGTISVEMSNSMILLPEVPMKKRMFDERVGWFSRGQIDYGQEAQKSETVRFLDRWRLEVKDEDIEKFKNGELVEPKKQIVYYIDRATPEKWRTYLKQGIEDWQVAFEAAGFKNAIIAKDPPTVEEDPDWSPEDVRYSVVRYLASPIPNANGPHVSDPRSGEILESDINWYHNVMSLLRGWFFVQTAAINPNAQSPEFDDEVMGRLIRFVSAHEVGHTLGLPHNMGSSVAYPVDSLRSATFTQKYGTAPSIMDYARFNYIAQPGDDGVALMPDIGTYDKYAISWGYKPILDVEDEKETLDNWILTHAGDPLYRFGHQQVRGVVDPSSQTEDLGDDAIKASTYGIANLKRIVPNLIKWTTKKGENYDDLNEMYGHVVSQFNRYMGHVSSNVGGVYEYYKTSDQEGAVYSHVDKNHQKNCLKFVNNELFQTPTWLIDKDIIGKTEFSGITERIGRLQTRTLNNILNLSRMTRMVENETLNGSEAYTLVSMMNDLRNGIWSELRNGRSIDTYRRNLQRAHVERLAELLNSEDVKKTSTSSYVKTTAVTVNRSDIIPVIRGELKRIQRDARRVSTSAPNTITRYHLQDIVERIETILNPK; this comes from the coding sequence ATGACTAAAAAACTACTAACCAGTTTACTAACATTGTTTTTAGTAATTGGTATTACTACAACTGCAGAGGCTCAGAAAAAGAAAAAAAAGAAAAAAGACAAAGTCGAAACACCTAAACCACCTGAAGAAAAACCTAAGAAAGGTGATATTCAACCTTACGATAAGGTAATTACTAAAGATGCTATAACAGATGATGGATTATTTAAAGTTCATCAAATAGATGAAAAATATTTCTATGAAATTCCCGATTCTTTATTAGAGCGAGAAATGCTCATGGTTACAAGAATCGCTAAAACCGCTAGCGGAATAGGATTTGGTGGTGGAAAACAAAATACACAAGTTCTAAGATGGCAAAAAAAGGACAAGAAAATTGTATTAAGAGTAGTTTCACACTCAGTAGTTGCTGCCGATTCTCTTCCAGTTCATGAAGCTGTGGTAAACTCAAATTTTGAACCTGTTTTATTCACATTTCCAATAAAAGCTTTTAGCAAAGATTCAACTGCTACGGTAATTGATGTAACTGATTTATTTGAAAAGGATGTAAAAGCAATTGGTTTCCCAACATGGAGAAGAAAACAATATAAAATTACCAGATTAGATAGTGACAAATCTTTTATTGAAAAAATTAAAAGTTATCCAAAGAATATTGAATCACGACATGTAAAAACTTATAGCGCTGGAGATCCTCCATCTAATGAAAGTACTGGAACTATATCTGTTGAAATGAGTAATTCTATGATTTTACTTCCTGAAGTTCCAATGAAAAAAAGAATGTTTGACGAAAGAGTAGGATGGTTTTCTCGAGGACAGATTGATTATGGTCAAGAGGCTCAAAAAAGTGAAACTGTTCGTTTTTTAGATCGTTGGAGATTGGAAGTGAAAGATGAAGATATTGAGAAATTCAAAAACGGAGAATTAGTTGAACCAAAAAAGCAAATCGTATATTATATTGATAGAGCAACTCCAGAAAAATGGAGAACATATTTAAAACAAGGAATTGAAGATTGGCAAGTTGCTTTTGAAGCAGCAGGATTTAAAAATGCCATCATTGCCAAAGATCCTCCAACAGTTGAAGAAGATCCAGATTGGAGCCCTGAAGATGTTCGTTATTCTGTTGTTCGTTATTTAGCATCTCCAATTCCAAATGCAAATGGACCTCACGTAAGCGATCCTCGTTCTGGTGAAATTTTAGAGTCAGATATTAATTGGTATCATAATGTAATGAGTTTATTAAGAGGATGGTTCTTTGTACAAACTGCCGCCATTAACCCAAATGCTCAAAGTCCAGAATTTGATGATGAAGTTATGGGTCGATTGATTCGTTTTGTTTCTGCTCACGAAGTTGGTCACACACTTGGTTTACCACACAATATGGGAAGTAGTGTTGCATATCCAGTAGATTCATTACGTTCTGCAACATTTACACAAAAATATGGAACTGCACCTTCTATTATGGATTATGCGCGTTTCAATTATATTGCACAACCAGGAGATGATGGTGTTGCTTTAATGCCAGATATTGGTACTTATGATAAGTATGCAATTTCTTGGGGATACAAACCAATTTTAGATGTTGAAGATGAAAAAGAAACCTTAGATAATTGGATTTTAACTCATGCTGGTGATCCTTTATATAGATTCGGACATCAACAAGTTCGTGGTGTTGTTGACCCAAGTTCTCAAACTGAAGATTTAGGTGATGATGCAATTAAAGCTAGTACTTATGGTATTGCTAACTTAAAACGTATTGTTCCAAACTTAATTAAATGGACTACCAAAAAAGGAGAGAATTATGATGATTTGAATGAAATGTATGGTCATGTAGTTTCACAATTCAATCGTTATATGGGACATGTTTCATCTAATGTTGGAGGAGTTTATGAATATTATAAAACTTCTGATCAAGAAGGTGCAGTTTATTCTCATGTTGACAAAAATCATCAAAAAAATTGTTTGAAATTTGTAAATAATGAACTTTTTCAAACTCCTACATGGTTGATTGATAAAGATATTATTGGGAAAACAGAATTTTCTGGAATTACTGAAAGAATTGGTAGACTGCAAACAAGAACTTTAAATAATATTCTTAATTTAAGCAGAATGACAAGAATGGTAGAAAATGAAACTTTAAATGGTTCAGAAGCCTACACTCTTGTTTCAATGATGAATGATTTACGAAATGGTATTTGGTCTGAATTGAGAAATGGAAGAAGTATTGACACTTATAGAAGAAACCTACAAAGAGCACATGTTGAAAGACTTGCTGAATTATTGAATTCTGAAGATGTTAAGAAAACGAGTACATCTAGTTATGTAAAAACGACTGCTGTAACTGTGAATCGTTCTGATATTATTCCAGTTATAAGAGGTGAGTTAAAAAGAATTCAACGTGATGCTAGAAGAGTTTCAACTTCTGCTCCAAACACAATCACAAGATATCATTTACAAGATATTGTTGAAAGGATTGAAACTATTTTAAATCCTAAATAA
- a CDS encoding DUF456 domain-containing protein, translating to MDIFLLLLGFFFIFLGIIGSFLPVLPGPITGWIGLLLLHLTKIIPLDWTFLGITLGISVLIWGLDYIIPAWGTKKFGGSKYGIWGTMLGLIVGLIFMGPLGIIIGPFIGAFIGEMIHDSTDGKRATKAAFGSFVGFMLSTGLKFLVSIIFAGLYIAKFWDYKDVFFTFNQ from the coding sequence ATGGATATTTTCTTACTTTTATTAGGGTTCTTTTTCATTTTCTTAGGAATCATTGGATCCTTTTTACCTGTTCTACCAGGTCCTATTACAGGCTGGATAGGTTTATTATTACTTCACTTAACAAAAATAATTCCATTAGATTGGACTTTTCTTGGTATAACACTTGGGATTTCTGTTCTTATTTGGGGACTTGACTATATAATTCCTGCATGGGGAACTAAAAAATTTGGCGGTAGTAAATATGGAATTTGGGGTACAATGCTAGGTTTAATAGTTGGACTTATTTTCATGGGGCCATTGGGAATTATCATAGGTCCTTTTATTGGAGCATTTATTGGCGAAATGATTCATGATAGTACAGATGGTAAAAGAGCTACCAAAGCTGCTTTTGGATCATTTGTGGGGTTTATGCTTTCTACTGGATTAAAATTTTTAGTAAGCATCATATTTGCAGGACTATATATTGCAAAATTTTGGGATTACAAAGATGTATTCTTCACTTTTAACCAATAA
- the lysS gene encoding lysine--tRNA ligase — translation MQLSELELVRREKLERLRALGINPYPADLFPLNSNSKQIKKQYEEGKKVIIAGRLMAKNIQGKASFAQLQDSEGRIQIYFNRDEICTGEDKKMYNEVYKKLLDLGDFIGIEGELFTTKVGEISVRVKEFKLLAKALKPLPLPKVKDGVTYDAFTDAEMRYRQRYVDLVVNPHIKEVFIKRTKLFTAMRSFFNHAGYFEVETPILQAIPGGAAARPFITHHNSLDIPLYMRIANELYLKRLIVGGFDGVYEFSKNFRNEGMDRTHNPEFTAMEIYVAYKDYNWMMDFTEKLLEHCAIEVNGTSEATFGEHKINFKAPYKRVTMRQAIIDFTDFDINGKSESELFDAAKSMGIDVDDTMGKGKLIDEIFGEKCEGNYIQPTFITDYPKEMSPLCKEHRDNPELTERFELMVCGKEIANAYSELNDPIDQRERFEAQLKLSEKGDDEATEFIDEDFLRALEYGMPPTSGLGIGMDRLIMFLTNNQSIQEVLLFPQMKPERKAVSMTDDEKTVFNILKSNSPIDLNELKSQSGLSNKKWDKTIKGLTKSNIAKVVKTDDGLIVELV, via the coding sequence ATGCAATTATCTGAATTAGAATTAGTAAGAAGAGAAAAACTAGAGCGACTACGTGCCTTGGGAATCAACCCATATCCTGCGGATTTATTTCCGTTGAATAGTAATTCGAAACAGATAAAAAAACAGTATGAGGAAGGCAAAAAAGTAATTATTGCTGGTCGCTTAATGGCTAAAAACATTCAAGGAAAAGCCTCTTTTGCACAATTACAAGATTCTGAAGGTCGTATACAAATTTATTTCAATCGAGATGAAATATGTACTGGTGAAGATAAAAAAATGTACAATGAAGTTTATAAAAAATTATTAGATTTAGGAGATTTCATCGGTATTGAAGGTGAATTATTCACAACTAAAGTTGGTGAAATTTCAGTTCGTGTAAAAGAATTTAAACTATTAGCAAAAGCTTTAAAGCCATTACCATTACCAAAAGTAAAGGATGGAGTTACATATGATGCTTTTACTGATGCTGAGATGCGCTATCGTCAACGCTATGTTGATTTAGTAGTAAATCCACATATCAAAGAAGTGTTTATAAAACGTACAAAATTATTTACAGCAATGCGTAGCTTTTTCAACCATGCTGGATATTTTGAAGTTGAAACACCAATCTTACAAGCTATTCCTGGAGGAGCAGCTGCTCGCCCATTTATTACACATCACAACTCGTTAGACATTCCATTATATATGAGAATTGCAAATGAATTGTATCTTAAAAGATTAATTGTTGGTGGTTTTGATGGTGTATATGAGTTTTCAAAAAATTTCAGAAATGAAGGAATGGATAGAACTCACAATCCGGAATTTACAGCCATGGAAATCTATGTAGCTTACAAAGATTATAATTGGATGATGGATTTTACTGAAAAATTACTCGAACATTGTGCTATAGAAGTAAACGGGACTTCTGAAGCTACTTTTGGAGAACATAAAATAAACTTCAAAGCACCTTATAAGCGGGTTACTATGCGTCAAGCAATTATTGATTTTACTGATTTTGATATTAATGGAAAATCTGAATCTGAATTATTTGATGCCGCAAAATCAATGGGTATTGATGTCGATGATACGATGGGGAAAGGAAAATTGATTGATGAGATTTTCGGTGAAAAATGTGAAGGTAATTATATCCAACCTACATTTATTACAGATTACCCAAAAGAAATGAGTCCGCTGTGTAAGGAACATCGTGATAATCCAGAATTAACTGAACGTTTTGAATTAATGGTATGCGGAAAAGAAATTGCAAATGCTTATTCTGAATTAAATGATCCAATTGATCAAAGAGAACGTTTTGAAGCACAACTAAAATTATCAGAAAAAGGTGATGATGAAGCAACTGAATTCATTGACGAAGACTTTTTACGTGCTTTAGAATATGGAATGCCTCCAACTTCTGGTTTAGGAATAGGTATGGATAGATTAATTATGTTTTTAACAAACAATCAATCTATTCAAGAAGTATTACTATTTCCACAAATGAAACCTGAAAGGAAAGCTGTTTCAATGACTGATGATGAGAAGACTGTTTTTAACATACTAAAATCTAATTCTCCTATTGATTTAAATGAATTAAAATCTCAATCAGGATTAAGTAATAAAAAATGGGATAAAACTATTAAAGGTTTAACTAAAAGTAATATTGCTAAAGTTGTTAAAACAGATGATGGTTTAATTGTTGAACTAGTTTAA
- a CDS encoding GH1 family beta-glucosidase, producing MKFPKNFVWGSATSSYQVEGAWNTDGRGPSIWDAFCQIPGKVHNNETGNIACDHYHKIKEDVALMKDMGLKAYRFSISWSRIMPQGRGEVNEKGIQFYSDLIDELLANDIQPWVTLYHWDLPLALQLEMDGWLNKNISDVFTDYAELCFERFGDRVKNWITFNEAWVVAILGYGQGVFAPGRISNSEPYLAGHHILISHAKSVKLYREKYQSIQNGKIGITNNCDWREPLTHKPEDKEAAKRALEFFVSWFADPIYFGHYPKSMVDRLGDRLPKFTEEEKQMLIGSTDFFGLNHYTTMIAANADEVVQGSVYGNGGLSEDQDVNLSMDPSWELTEMKWAVVPWGCRKLLEWISERYDYPDIVITENGCAYDDKLVNGEVNDQKRVEFFEGYLNACSEAIENGVNLTGYFIWSFMDNFEWASGYDKRFGIHYVDFETLERTPKASAKYLGKLIKSLS from the coding sequence ATGAAATTTCCTAAAAATTTTGTTTGGGGTTCGGCAACCTCATCTTATCAAGTAGAAGGAGCGTGGAATACTGATGGTCGTGGGCCTTCAATTTGGGATGCCTTTTGCCAAATTCCTGGAAAAGTACATAACAATGAAACAGGTAATATTGCCTGTGATCATTATCATAAAATAAAAGAAGATGTAGCCTTGATGAAGGATATGGGATTAAAAGCGTATCGTTTTTCAATCTCTTGGTCTCGAATTATGCCACAAGGAAGAGGGGAAGTAAATGAAAAAGGGATTCAATTTTATTCTGATTTAATAGATGAACTTTTAGCAAATGATATTCAACCTTGGGTAACTTTGTATCATTGGGATTTGCCGTTAGCATTACAACTTGAAATGGATGGTTGGTTAAATAAAAATATCTCTGATGTTTTTACTGATTATGCTGAGTTGTGCTTTGAACGTTTTGGAGATAGAGTAAAAAATTGGATTACTTTTAATGAAGCATGGGTAGTTGCTATTTTAGGCTATGGTCAAGGGGTTTTTGCACCAGGTCGAATTTCAAATTCTGAACCTTATTTAGCAGGGCATCATATCTTAATTTCACATGCGAAATCTGTAAAATTATACAGAGAAAAATATCAGTCTATACAAAATGGTAAGATTGGAATTACCAATAATTGTGATTGGAGAGAACCATTAACGCATAAGCCTGAAGATAAAGAAGCAGCCAAAAGAGCTTTAGAATTTTTTGTATCATGGTTTGCTGATCCAATTTATTTCGGACACTATCCAAAAAGTATGGTTGATAGGTTAGGAGATAGATTACCTAAGTTTACCGAAGAAGAAAAGCAAATGTTAATTGGTTCGACCGATTTTTTTGGTTTGAATCATTATACAACTATGATAGCTGCTAATGCTGATGAAGTTGTGCAAGGATCTGTTTATGGAAATGGTGGTTTAAGTGAAGATCAAGATGTAAACTTATCTATGGATCCTAGTTGGGAATTAACAGAAATGAAATGGGCTGTTGTTCCTTGGGGATGTCGTAAATTATTGGAGTGGATTTCTGAGCGTTACGATTATCCGGATATTGTAATAACTGAAAATGGCTGTGCTTATGACGATAAGTTGGTCAATGGCGAAGTGAACGATCAAAAAAGAGTTGAGTTTTTTGAAGGATATTTAAATGCTTGTTCAGAAGCTATTGAAAATGGTGTGAACTTAACAGGATATTTTATTTGGTCATTTATGGATAATTTTGAGTGGGCGAGTGGTTATGATAAACGTTTCGGAATACATTATGTTGATTTTGAAACTTTAGAAAGGACTCCAAAAGCATCAGCTAAATATTTAGGCAAGTTGATTAAAAGTTTGAGTTAA